From a region of the Neisseria subflava genome:
- the ubiU gene encoding ubiquinone anaerobic biosynthesis protein UbiU — MQKIPELVCPAGNLPALKTAVDNGADTVYMGLKDATNARNFPGLNFDMKSAREGVAYAHARGRNVLMAINTFAQAGQVERWHAAVDTAADLGADAIIVADPAIMAYAADKHPNLRLHMSVQGSATNYEAINMMKELFGIRRAVLPRVLTIDQVKHVIDNTDVEIEVFGFGSLCVMVEGRCILSSYATGESPNMQGVCSPAKSVRWEQLPDRMNVRLNQVLIDQYKPNEPAGYPTLCKGRFEVNDETYYALEEPTSLNVLEMLPELIKIGVSAIKIEGRQRSPMYTAQVTKSLRQALDAAAANPSHFKVNPSWNNALSKVSEGHQTTLGAYNRPWK; from the coding sequence ATGCAGAAAATTCCAGAATTGGTCTGCCCCGCCGGCAACCTGCCTGCACTGAAAACCGCTGTGGACAACGGTGCGGACACGGTTTACATGGGTTTGAAAGATGCGACCAATGCACGAAACTTTCCGGGACTGAATTTCGATATGAAATCTGCGCGGGAAGGCGTAGCTTACGCCCATGCGCGCGGACGCAATGTACTGATGGCCATCAATACATTCGCACAAGCCGGCCAAGTGGAGCGTTGGCACGCTGCTGTGGATACGGCGGCGGATTTGGGTGCCGATGCGATTATTGTTGCCGACCCCGCCATCATGGCGTATGCGGCAGACAAACATCCGAATTTACGCCTGCATATGTCGGTACAAGGTTCGGCCACCAATTACGAAGCCATCAATATGATGAAAGAGCTGTTCGGCATCCGTCGTGCCGTTTTGCCGCGCGTGCTGACCATCGATCAGGTCAAACATGTGATTGACAATACTGATGTGGAAATTGAAGTCTTTGGTTTCGGCAGTTTGTGTGTGATGGTGGAAGGCCGTTGCATCTTGTCGAGCTATGCAACAGGCGAATCGCCCAATATGCAAGGTGTCTGCTCTCCGGCAAAATCCGTCCGCTGGGAACAACTGCCCGACCGCATGAACGTACGTCTAAACCAGGTATTGATAGACCAATACAAACCCAATGAACCGGCAGGTTATCCAACCTTGTGCAAAGGCCGCTTTGAAGTCAATGATGAAACCTACTATGCTTTGGAAGAACCGACCAGCCTGAATGTTTTGGAAATGTTGCCCGAACTCATCAAAATCGGTGTATCCGCCATCAAAATCGAGGGACGCCAACGCAGTCCGATGTATACGGCTCAAGTAACCAAATCCCTGCGCCAAGCACTGGATGCAGCCGCAGCCAACCCGTCGCATTTCAAAGTCAATCCGTCCTGGAACAATGCCTTGAGCAAAGTTTCGGAAGGTCATCAGACAACTTTGGGCGCATACAACCGCCCATGGAAATAA